A single window of Rhipicephalus microplus isolate Deutch F79 chromosome 5, USDA_Rmic, whole genome shotgun sequence DNA harbors:
- the LOC142817333 gene encoding uncharacterized protein LOC142817333, which translates to MNCLVGATDGQYGSAAAPAASAVGHSHGVLRAGNKPPPPNGASLENGLGCGHSGGTGDRNIMDSNRRCSRRTAAASLQHSPQHSRQRHVLSSEPAPSHDP; encoded by the coding sequence ATGAACTGCCTGGTGGGGGCGACGGACGGCCAGTACGGTTCTGCGGCCGCTCCAGCGGCGTCGGCCGTTGGCCACAGCCACGGCGTGCTGCGTGCCGGCAACAAACCGCCGCCACCGAACGGTGCATCTCTGGAAAACGGACTCGGCTGCGGCCACAGTGGTGGAACGGGTGACCGGAACATCATGGACTCGAACCGCCGTTGCTCTCGACGCACTGCGGCTGCCTCTTTGCAGCATTCGCCGCAGCATTCCCGGCAGCGGCACGTGTTGTCTTCCGAGCCGGCGCCAAGCCACGACCCGTAG